The following is a genomic window from Saprospiraceae bacterium.
AGAAATATCAGGTCAGATTATACCAATGTGACGTTTGTCCTCGACGATATGGTCCATCTTCAGGATGATGAAATATATGTACTCGGCGCTATGAACAACTGGCTTCCATCAGAAGAATTCAAAATGAAATATGACTCAAAGCGGGACCTATATGTAACGGAGGCTGTCCTGAAGCAAGGGTACTACAACTACATGTATGGCGTCCTCAATAAAAACAACGAAGTCAACTTTCCGGTGATGGAAGGGTCATGGAATGAAACAGAAAATGAATATCAGGCATTGGTCTATTACCGCGGCTTGGGTGATATTTACGATAGAGTGATAGGTTTTTCAGTATATAACACCAATTCGGAACGCTTAAGATAATGTGTTAGGTATATAATTTTTGGATTTCAACCTATAAATCTAAAATGATAATCTATTACGACCTCCAAATACTGTATTCTGACCTATGAAACAACATGACCATGCCGTCAGGTGTGCTGACGGTTCCTTCACTAAATTGAGCTCCCACTCAATTTTGCTGTCGCACCGTTCTGTCATGCGCCATACCGTGTGCAGCTATGCTGTAGTGGTGACTACAGCATAGCTGCACATAGTATGATTTGTCACTAAAAATCCTGATTTTCCGTGCCTCGCCTGATGATTAAGCAGACAGGTTGTATTTGAAGCTCTCACTATGAATCTGATTTTAGATATTTAGGTTTAAAAATATTCGAAATTTTAACCCACTTGTGATTTTTTAGGTATTACTCCTTCACCACCAGATTGATCATTCTGCCGGGTACAACGATGATCTTCATCAATTCCCTGCCTTCCACATATTTTTTGACATTGCCCAATGAGAGTGCAATGGATTGGATCTCCTGCTGAGACAGGTTGGCAGGTACCTCTACTAGATCGCGTTTTTTGCCATTGACACATACGGGATATTCCACCGTATCCTGCACCATATACTTTTCTTCAAACTTCGGATACTCAGACTTATGCACAGATTGCTTTTGACCCAGCAGCGACCACAATTCTTCAGTGATAAATGGTGCAAATGGAGCCAGTAATATATTTAATGGTTCAAGAATAATTCTTTTGCTGCATTCCAATCTTTTCAACTCATTGACACACATCATAAATGCACTCACACAGGTATTGAAGGAAAATCGCTCGATATCTTCGGTGACTTTTTTAATGGTAGTATGCAGGATTTTATACTCTTCGGCTGTAGGATTTTCCTCAGATAGATACCATCCTTTATCAGAAAAATACAAGCTCCAGTATTTGCGCAGGAAACGGTTGACACCATCGATACCTTTGGTATCCCATGGTTTGGACTGCTCTATCGGGCCAAGAAACATCTCATACATACGGAAACAATCGGCACCGTACCTGGCTACTACTTCATCAGGATTCTGAACGTTGTATTTGGACTTGGACATCTTTTCCTGAATAATATTGACAGTAAAATATTCAACTCCAATGTCATCTTTTACCCAATGGTATTTTGATTGATCACCGATAACATTGTATTGATGACCAATATTTTTGTAATACTCATCAAATTTATCTTTTGTAAGTCTATACTGCCCATCAAGATAGTCCAAAACATAAGCCAGCCTGATCGGACTTCCGGCATGAAACTGAACACTAGCTGTTAAATCCTTTTGATTACCAATATAAACCTGATCATCCTCTACCAATGTAAGGTTTTCAGCATAATACCCATATGCCGTAATCATACCCTGATTGATCAGGCGCTTAAATGGTTCTGTTGTCGGCACATATCCTAAATCATACAAAAACTTGTGCCATGTTCTGGAGTACATCAGGTGTCCCACGGCGTGCTCCGTGCCACCTACGTACAGATCAACATCCTGCCAATAGTCAATGGCTTCTTTTGATGCAAATGCCTGATCATTTCGGGCATCCATATATCTCAGAAAGTACCATGATGACCCGGCAAATCCAGGCATGGTATCTGTTTCCAATTGCATATCAGGGATTTGTTGCACCCACTCTTCTGCTCTGGCTACCGGTGACTTTCCACCCGATGCCGGTTGAAAGTTTTCAAGTTCGGGTAGTTCGAGCGGCAATTCAGCTATATCCAATGGATGTGAAACGCCTTCGCTGTCATAAGCTATTGGAAAAGGCTCTCCCCAGTATCTCTGGCGGGAGTAATTGGCATCCCTCAGCTTATAGTTGATCTTTTTTGAGCCTATGCCCATTTTTTCGATTCTGGAAAACATTTCCTTGATGGCGTCTTTGACTTCCATGCCATTTAGAAAATCAGAATTGATCATCTTACCCACTTTTTCATGAATGGTAGCACCCGGATAATCTGTCTTATCAACAACCGGAATGATCTCCAATCCAAATTTTGTGGCAAAAATCTGATCCCGCTCATCATCACTCGGTACGGCCATGATAGCTCCTGTACCATAATCTTTCAGCACATATTCTCCCAGCCATATAGGTATTCTTTTACCATTGAACGGATGGATACAATAAGCTCCTGTAAATACACCAGTGACTTCCTTGACCTCAGCCATACGATCTATTTCTGATCTTCCTGACACATAATCCAGATATGCATCAACAGAATCTTTTCTTTCAGGCGTTGTAATGATTGGTACCCAATCATGTTCAGGAGCAAGAACCATATAAGTAGCTCCGAAAATCGTATCGGGTCTGGTAGTAAATATCTCCAGTTGCAGATCATGTCCTTCTAGT
Proteins encoded in this region:
- a CDS encoding leucine--tRNA ligase, yielding MHYHPENIEGKWWKHWTDTKLYKVDNDTTKPKFYVLDMFPYPSGAGLHVGHPLGYIASDIFARYKRLQGFNVLHPMGYDAFGLPAEQYAIQTGVHPAKSTDDNIKRYREQLDNIGFSFDWDREVKTSDPSYYKWTQWIFLQLFHHYYDTSSDKGLPIAQLITTFEKDGNRAVQAASSQDFVFSAGEWNVMSAKEKDDVLMNYRLAYRKTGFVNWCEALGTVLANDEVKDGFSERGGHPVEKKAMMQWSLRITAYAERLLNDLDTLEWSDALKAMQRNWIGRSEGAQVFFELEGHDLQLEIFTTRPDTIFGATYMVLAPEHDWVPIITTPERKDSVDAYLDYVSGRSEIDRMAEVKEVTGVFTGAYCIHPFNGKRIPIWLGEYVLKDYGTGAIMAVPSDDERDQIFATKFGLEIIPVVDKTDYPGATIHEKVGKMINSDFLNGMEVKDAIKEMFSRIEKMGIGSKKINYKLRDANYSRQRYWGEPFPIAYDSEGVSHPLDIAELPLELPELENFQPASGGKSPVARAEEWVQQIPDMQLETDTMPGFAGSSWYFLRYMDARNDQAFASKEAIDYWQDVDLYVGGTEHAVGHLMYSRTWHKFLYDLGYVPTTEPFKRLINQGMITAYGYYAENLTLVEDDQVYIGNQKDLTASVQFHAGSPIRLAYVLDYLDGQYRLTKDKFDEYYKNIGHQYNVIGDQSKYHWVKDDIGVEYFTVNIIQEKMSKSKYNVQNPDEVVARYGADCFRMYEMFLGPIEQSKPWDTKGIDGVNRFLRKYWSLYFSDKGWYLSEENPTAEEYKILHTTIKKVTEDIERFSFNTCVSAFMMCVNELKRLECSKRIILEPLNILLAPFAPFITEELWSLLGQKQSVHKSEYPKFEEKYMVQDTVEYPVCVNGKKRDLVEVPANLSQQEIQSIALSLGNVKKYVEGRELMKIIVVPGRMINLVVKE